One genomic region from Lycorma delicatula isolate Av1 chromosome 1, ASM4794821v1, whole genome shotgun sequence encodes:
- the LOC142334171 gene encoding kunitz-type serine protease inhibitor 2-like — MDKVRLAVLLLIMQLITLCHCRTLVNTVSKEKCNDTPNSGHCFASMTRYYFEKGECKSFIYGGCGGNPVFGSLDECKLTCLSDKAL; from the exons aTGGACAAAGTCCGACTCGctgtattgttattaataatgcaGTTGATTACGTTATGTCATTGTAGGACTTTAGTAAATACAGTTTCAA aagaaaaatgtaatgaTACACCTAACAGTGGTCACTGTTTTGCATCCATGACaagatattattttgagaaagGTGAATGTAAGTCATTCATTTATGGTGGGTGTGGAGGAAATCCTGTATTTGGATCATTAGATGAATGTAAATTAACTTGTCTATCAGATAAAGCtctataa